One Actinopolymorpha sp. NPDC004070 DNA segment encodes these proteins:
- a CDS encoding GNAT family N-acetyltransferase → MPATRSVDLLATEMDVLWNRDARGRLRKAHHVVLGVADDGHMLAVGEDVPDDVADDLTKTFEAAVEGMQGDAEPGRPPEFLSYCRQRITGSLGPVVVSAGPSYLVPSTVTPNTDGRTYDNDAAAVRIVRSDDGTEAREVLRAAATPATWTGEEWADLLSGSLGPWAIAVRDALVLAVAHTPVADSRGAEAGVWTHPDARGRGLATTVTAHWATLTRGTGRLPFYSTSADNLSSQRVAARLGLRPIGWLWKLSSPDRLGVHAHRTWRSG, encoded by the coding sequence ATGCCGGCTACCCGATCCGTCGACCTGCTCGCCACGGAGATGGACGTCCTCTGGAACCGAGACGCCCGCGGGCGACTGCGGAAGGCACACCACGTCGTCCTCGGCGTCGCCGACGACGGCCACATGCTGGCGGTCGGTGAGGACGTGCCCGACGACGTGGCCGACGACCTGACCAAGACGTTCGAGGCCGCGGTGGAAGGCATGCAAGGGGACGCCGAACCCGGTCGGCCGCCGGAGTTTCTCTCGTACTGCCGGCAACGAATCACCGGCTCGCTCGGCCCGGTGGTGGTCTCGGCCGGGCCGAGTTACCTGGTCCCGAGCACGGTGACGCCGAACACCGACGGGCGTACGTACGACAACGACGCGGCAGCCGTACGGATCGTGCGCTCCGACGACGGGACCGAGGCCAGGGAGGTCCTGCGCGCCGCCGCGACCCCCGCCACCTGGACCGGTGAGGAGTGGGCCGACCTGCTCAGCGGGTCGCTCGGCCCGTGGGCGATCGCGGTCCGCGACGCACTCGTCCTCGCCGTCGCGCACACTCCGGTCGCCGACTCCCGGGGCGCCGAGGCCGGAGTCTGGACCCACCCGGACGCGCGAGGGCGCGGGCTCGCCACCACGGTCACCGCGCACTGGGCGACGTTGACCCGGGGTACGGGGCGGCTGCCGTTCTACAGCACGTCCGCGGACAACCTCTCCTCCCAGCGGGTGGCCGCGCGCCTCGGGCTGCGCCCGATCGGCTGGCTGTGGAAACTGTCGAGTCCGGACC
- a CDS encoding class I SAM-dependent methyltransferase, translated as MPYYYAEHEAAYEQIARRGLTQWDELFESGSPNSYEEFPNRRFLERTLARLDLPAPAEVNVLEYGCGTGPAACFLASRGFRVHAVDLIPRAIALAREFARQRGLDIRFDVQDMCALAKVPADERYDLVVDSFCLQSIVTDADRADLYAAVRARLASGGHYLVSTAMYEPERDYEDGFRYDEATGICYEEVPAPVAAGEELDSATRTDGIWYLPHRRHLRPEALRAELTRAGFEVVSQSTSGGDVACCLST; from the coding sequence ATGCCGTACTACTACGCCGAACACGAAGCCGCGTACGAACAGATCGCACGGCGCGGGCTCACCCAGTGGGACGAACTCTTCGAGAGCGGCAGCCCGAACTCCTATGAGGAGTTCCCCAACCGGCGGTTCCTCGAACGCACCCTGGCGCGACTCGACCTGCCGGCGCCGGCAGAGGTGAACGTACTCGAGTACGGCTGTGGCACCGGTCCGGCAGCCTGTTTCCTCGCCTCGCGGGGGTTCCGGGTCCACGCCGTCGACCTGATCCCACGGGCGATCGCACTCGCTCGCGAGTTCGCGCGGCAACGCGGCCTTGACATCAGGTTCGACGTCCAGGACATGTGCGCACTGGCGAAAGTACCCGCCGACGAGAGGTACGACCTCGTGGTGGACAGCTTCTGCCTGCAATCCATCGTCACGGACGCGGACCGGGCCGACCTGTACGCCGCGGTGCGCGCCCGGCTCGCGTCCGGCGGCCACTACCTGGTCTCGACGGCGATGTACGAGCCGGAGCGTGACTACGAGGACGGATTCCGGTACGACGAGGCCACCGGCATCTGCTACGAGGAGGTGCCGGCCCCGGTCGCCGCCGGAGAGGAACTGGACAGCGCGACGCGGACCGACGGCATCTGGTATCTGCCGCATCGCCGCCACCTGCGGCCGGAAGCGCTTCGTGCGGAACTCACCCGTGCCGGCTTCGAGGTCGTGTCCCAGAGCACATCCGGAGGAGATGTCGCGTGCTGCCTGTCAACCTGA
- a CDS encoding DUF222 domain-containing protein, with protein sequence MSSSEWGAWTGGGAADRILAALDSVDPFLDEAWVVSKGSLTAEECGLVLARARAKKARFEALELALVRQAEACDIGKLTGSPNATVYLRTAQRYAQKEASAAVGLARVLDKEARLTGEALAAGVVSARQAGVIAEAIKKLPEYVGADERDRGEEFLIEAARTHNPDELRRLGEPLLERIAPEEAERLLGEELERKDRKAEQKRSLRYVPNGIPQSESVRITLPVWEMELLRKIIEPLAEPNKGPEPDLRSIEQRRGDAFAEALGLLAAASTAPVRGGRPPQVTVTIPLDTLLKGTGAGTIDDTATPIRPRPCTCPSTDPKYGTAKATNTAGSAAKKPGHAGEPTPREAAGQGEGRKAQVGKPKRPSPDTGSLGDGIPPPRTPGQRPQPNTKPGTAGSEAAIDPHDGCPKCGGGGSARYLGTDGKAISAATVRRLACEADLIPVVLAGDGHVLDLGRSDRYFKEHQRRALAIRDGSHCHFPGCNIPEPRCITHHMTAWDHGGPTDLNNGVLLCRYHHVTVHHKGWQVRMGAHGHPEYVPPEWVDRQQRILRP encoded by the coding sequence ATGTCTTCGAGTGAGTGGGGTGCCTGGACCGGTGGCGGTGCCGCCGACCGGATCCTGGCTGCGCTCGACTCGGTGGACCCGTTCCTGGACGAGGCGTGGGTGGTCTCGAAGGGCTCTTTGACCGCGGAGGAGTGCGGGCTGGTGCTCGCCAGGGCGCGGGCGAAGAAGGCCCGCTTCGAAGCACTGGAACTGGCCCTGGTCCGCCAGGCCGAAGCCTGTGACATCGGGAAGCTGACCGGCTCGCCGAACGCCACGGTCTACCTGCGCACCGCGCAGCGGTACGCACAGAAGGAAGCGTCCGCCGCCGTGGGGCTGGCCAGGGTCCTGGATAAGGAGGCCCGGCTGACCGGTGAGGCGTTGGCGGCGGGGGTGGTGTCGGCCCGGCAGGCCGGCGTGATCGCCGAGGCGATCAAGAAACTCCCCGAATACGTCGGTGCTGACGAACGTGACCGGGGTGAGGAGTTCCTGATCGAGGCCGCCCGGACCCACAACCCCGACGAGCTCCGCAGGCTGGGCGAGCCCCTGCTGGAACGGATCGCCCCCGAAGAGGCCGAACGGCTGCTGGGAGAGGAGTTGGAGCGCAAGGACCGCAAGGCCGAACAGAAACGCTCCCTTCGCTACGTCCCCAACGGGATCCCGCAGTCGGAGTCGGTGCGGATCACCCTGCCGGTGTGGGAGATGGAACTGCTCCGCAAGATCATCGAACCCCTCGCCGAACCCAACAAAGGACCGGAGCCGGATCTGCGTTCGATCGAGCAGCGGCGCGGGGACGCGTTCGCCGAAGCGCTCGGCCTGCTCGCCGCCGCCTCCACCGCACCCGTCCGCGGCGGCAGACCACCCCAGGTCACGGTCACCATCCCCCTCGACACCCTCCTGAAGGGCACGGGTGCGGGGACCATCGACGACACCGCCACCCCCATCCGCCCCAGGCCCTGCACCTGCCCCAGCACCGACCCCAAGTACGGGACTGCGAAGGCGACCAACACCGCTGGGAGTGCGGCCAAGAAGCCTGGCCACGCCGGTGAACCGACACCGCGGGAGGCAGCAGGCCAGGGCGAAGGCCGGAAGGCACAAGTAGGTAAGCCGAAACGGCCATCACCCGACACAGGTTCGCTCGGGGACGGGATACCGCCACCTCGAACACCGGGGCAGCGCCCACAACCGAACACCAAACCCGGTACGGCCGGGTCGGAGGCTGCCATCGACCCGCACGACGGGTGCCCGAAATGCGGAGGCGGCGGATCAGCCCGCTACCTCGGCACCGACGGCAAAGCCATCTCCGCCGCCACCGTGCGACGGCTGGCGTGCGAGGCCGACCTCATCCCCGTCGTCCTCGCAGGAGACGGGCACGTGCTCGACCTCGGCCGCTCCGACCGGTACTTCAAAGAACACCAGCGCCGTGCTCTGGCGATCCGCGACGGCAGCCACTGCCACTTCCCCGGCTGCAACATCCCCGAACCACGCTGCATCACCCATCACATGACCGCCTGGGACCACGGCGGCCCAACAGACCTGAACAACGGCGTACTCCTGTGCCGCTACCACCACGTCACCGTCCACCACAAAGGATGGCAAGTCCGCATGGGAGCACACGGCCACCCCGAATACGTACCGCCGGAGTGGGTGGATCGACAGCAGAGAATCCTCCGCCCCTGA